A stretch of the Marivirga tractuosa DSM 4126 genome encodes the following:
- a CDS encoding ArsR/SmtB family transcription factor, with translation MDKNQSCIRVLADEVQIQQCKENLEENKESFGKLSSILNLAGNEVRLKILYLLEQEGQLCPCDLSDILGMSIPAISQHIRKMKDRNIITGKRSGQTIFYAINEEHLELLKPLFQEITVGDKKEMI, from the coding sequence ATGGATAAAAATCAATCATGTATAAGGGTATTGGCTGATGAAGTACAAATTCAGCAATGCAAAGAAAATCTCGAAGAAAACAAAGAATCATTCGGTAAGCTGAGTAGCATCCTGAATTTAGCCGGTAATGAGGTCAGACTGAAAATACTTTACCTTTTAGAACAAGAAGGCCAATTATGCCCCTGTGATCTTTCCGATATTTTGGGAATGAGTATTCCTGCAATATCTCAGCACATCCGAAAAATGAAAGACCGGAATATCATCACAGGAAAACGAAGCGGTCAAACCATTTTTTATGCAATTAATGAAGAACATTTAGAGCTTCTAAAACCCTTGTTTCAGGAAATCACAGTTGGTGACAAAAAAGAAATGATATGA
- the merTP gene encoding mercuric transport protein MerTP, whose amino-acid sequence MTTQENSNIESNNNKKLLGAGLVSAIAASICCITPVLALVSGASGIASTFSWLDPLRPYLIAVTILVLAFAWYQKLKPRTEEEIACACEEDEKPNFWQSKKFLGIVTVFVVVMMAFPLYAEMFYPSQDQKQNIVMESDNLETATFEIKGMTCNGCASHVENDVNKLNGIVEVDARYEDADATVRYDQSKVTSEEIKAAINGTGYKVISQK is encoded by the coding sequence ATGACTACGCAGGAAAACTCAAATATTGAATCCAATAATAACAAAAAACTTTTAGGGGCAGGATTAGTATCTGCAATTGCAGCATCAATATGCTGTATCACCCCGGTTTTAGCCCTGGTTTCAGGTGCATCTGGGATTGCTTCCACATTTTCGTGGTTAGATCCTTTGAGACCATATCTAATAGCAGTGACCATACTGGTTTTAGCTTTTGCCTGGTATCAAAAATTGAAACCCAGAACGGAAGAGGAAATAGCTTGTGCTTGTGAGGAGGACGAAAAACCCAATTTTTGGCAAAGCAAGAAGTTTCTGGGAATTGTAACGGTTTTTGTCGTGGTGATGATGGCTTTCCCTTTATATGCCGAGATGTTTTATCCTTCTCAAGATCAAAAACAGAACATAGTGATGGAAAGTGATAATTTAGAAACTGCTACTTTCGAAATTAAAGGGATGACCTGTAATGGCTGTGCTTCTCACGTAGAAAATGATGTTAATAAACTGAACGGTATAGTGGAGGTAGATGCAAGATACGAAGATGCTGATGCTACGGTAAGATATGATCAATCAAAAGTAACTAGTGAGGAGATTAAAGCTGCGATAAACGGCACAGGCTATAAAGTAATCAGTCAGAAATAA
- a CDS encoding dihydrolipoyl dehydrogenase family protein, with amino-acid sequence MKKYDLFVIGSGMAGMNIANRCASKGLKVGITDELPYGGTCALRGCDPKKIMLAATELRHFATNLEDRNISDIPEISWKAAMKSKQEFVEIMPAKLEKGYEKNGVETFHSSARFIKENQLKVGDEIIEAAKIVIATGAKARHLDFPGGDLTLTSTDFLNFENLPKSLIFIGGGYIAFEFAHMAARYGSKVTIIHRGERPLENFDPFIVEQITKATEELDIELILNTDVSKIEKSEAGYKVTANPDGIEKNWEAEVVINSAGRLPAIFDLDLVKGNVKFTQKGIVANEYLQSTSNPNVYVAGDAAATDGKPLTPVAVMEGHIVASNILKENSKKPDYRAIPTVVFTSPAMASVGLSEEEANQMGLNIIVKKNSVPNWFTAKRLNEKTYAYKTLIEKDSGKILGAHLIGPHAEEVINLFAMAIKGGLTSKDIKTMILTYPSASSDIVYMV; translated from the coding sequence ATGAAGAAATACGATTTATTTGTGATTGGCTCGGGCATGGCTGGGATGAATATCGCCAATCGCTGTGCGTCAAAAGGATTGAAAGTAGGCATAACAGATGAACTGCCTTATGGAGGTACTTGCGCTTTGAGGGGTTGCGATCCCAAGAAAATTATGCTGGCAGCTACGGAATTAAGGCATTTCGCAACCAATTTGGAGGATAGAAACATCTCTGATATTCCGGAAATTTCATGGAAAGCTGCCATGAAAAGCAAACAGGAATTTGTGGAAATTATGCCTGCAAAATTAGAAAAAGGCTATGAGAAAAATGGGGTGGAGACCTTTCATTCTTCTGCCCGCTTCATAAAGGAAAATCAACTGAAGGTAGGAGATGAGATTATAGAAGCAGCTAAGATTGTGATTGCCACTGGAGCGAAAGCCCGTCATCTTGATTTTCCCGGTGGAGACTTAACACTCACAAGTACCGACTTTTTAAACTTCGAAAACCTTCCTAAATCTCTCATATTTATAGGTGGTGGCTATATAGCTTTTGAATTTGCCCACATGGCTGCTCGCTATGGCAGTAAAGTGACTATTATTCACCGGGGAGAGAGACCTCTAGAGAATTTTGATCCTTTTATTGTGGAACAAATCACTAAAGCCACGGAAGAATTAGATATAGAGTTAATACTTAACACAGATGTCAGCAAAATCGAAAAATCGGAAGCTGGATATAAAGTCACTGCAAATCCTGATGGTATTGAAAAGAACTGGGAAGCTGAAGTGGTAATTAATTCAGCAGGAAGGCTGCCTGCTATTTTTGACCTTGATTTAGTTAAAGGCAATGTGAAGTTCACTCAAAAAGGAATAGTCGCAAATGAATATCTGCAAAGTACATCAAACCCAAATGTATATGTTGCCGGAGATGCCGCTGCTACTGATGGCAAGCCTCTTACTCCTGTGGCCGTGATGGAGGGTCATATTGTGGCGTCCAACATTTTAAAAGAAAATAGCAAAAAGCCTGATTATCGTGCTATACCAACTGTGGTCTTTACCTCACCAGCAATGGCATCAGTAGGACTATCTGAAGAGGAGGCCAACCAAATGGGATTGAATATCATTGTTAAAAAGAATAGTGTTCCTAATTGGTTTACAGCCAAAAGGCTCAATGAAAAGACCTATGCTTATAAAACACTAATAGAAAAAGACAGCGGTAAAATTTTAGGTGCACATCTTATCGGGCCACATGCAGAAGAAGTTATTAATCTTTTTGCCATGGCCATTAAAGGAGGCCTGACTTCAAAAGACATAAAAACCATGATCCTTACCTATCCCTCAGCAAGTTCAGATATAGTGTACATGGTCTAA
- a CDS encoding GDCCVxC domain-containing (seleno)protein, with translation MEVILKSTIKCPNCGHEKTEEMPTDACQFFYECENCKTVLKPQAGDCCVYCSYGTVACPPIQQNKSCC, from the coding sequence ATGGAAGTAATACTAAAATCAACAATAAAATGTCCCAACTGCGGGCACGAAAAAACAGAAGAAATGCCAACAGATGCTTGTCAATTCTTCTATGAGTGTGAAAATTGTAAAACAGTTTTGAAACCACAAGCTGGTGACTGCTGTGTCTATTGTAGTTACGGAACAGTAGCATGTCCACCGATCCAACAAAACAAAAGCTGCTGTTAG
- a CDS encoding DUF5675 family protein codes for MSFELIRNYRSGGTNGSLRYGSEKICHTIELPWKDNQPFFSCIPEGRYLLEKRITHERGFHLILKSVPGRSWILIHPANDARTELEGCIAPVSELTGIGKGINSRDALEKLLEIFEEAQEKQNHIYITIKEKSAINILERVKKPTPKLFRKLRTIGLVLAAAGGAILGAPITLPAGLITVAGYLTVGASVLTAVSQVTVDNEVKIPPLPEVKNKGDASPR; via the coding sequence ATGAGTTTTGAACTTATTCGAAATTATAGGTCAGGCGGAACCAATGGGAGCTTGAGGTATGGCAGTGAAAAAATCTGCCATACTATTGAACTTCCGTGGAAGGACAATCAACCTTTTTTCAGCTGCATTCCTGAAGGGAGATACCTTTTGGAAAAGAGGATTACCCATGAAAGAGGATTTCACCTGATATTGAAAAGTGTTCCGGGAAGGAGTTGGATTTTAATCCATCCTGCGAATGATGCTAGGACAGAATTGGAAGGCTGTATTGCACCAGTCTCGGAGCTAACAGGCATCGGAAAAGGAATCAACTCTCGGGATGCTTTAGAAAAGCTTTTGGAAATCTTTGAAGAGGCTCAAGAGAAGCAGAATCATATTTACATCACAATTAAAGAGAAATCAGCTATCAATATTTTAGAAAGGGTAAAAAAGCCCACTCCAAAGTTGTTTAGAAAATTGCGGACAATCGGTTTGGTATTGGCTGCTGCAGGGGGTGCTATTTTAGGAGCGCCTATCACATTGCCAGCTGGCTTGATTACAGTTGCAGGATATCTGACGGTTGGAGCCAGTGTCCTGACTGCAGTAAGTCAGGTGACAGTGGATAATGAGGTCAAAATTCCTCCACTGCCTGAGGTCAAAAACAAGGGAGATGCAAGTCCACGGTAA
- a CDS encoding AraC family transcriptional regulator encodes MYLSVGFENLSHFSSTFKKAFGVSPRNIN; translated from the coding sequence GTGTATCTCTCAGTAGGTTTTGAGAATCTATCTCATTTTTCATCTACATTTAAAAAAGCATTTGGAGTCAGTCCACGAAACATTAATTAA
- a CDS encoding OmpA family protein has protein sequence MKKISTYIFIVISFISTVSVAQDLSAIWESNLDQAERYFDNFSYSKALEKYKVAFENINKDSVQNYVSLKIAESYRKLNDPEQAVEWYAKVLTSQESDSALYFLHYAQALSAVERYADAKIYYRWYDELKEGDEVASAQLKALENQSGFYDKVGQVNIKKADFNASNMDFAPAFYRDSLLLFVSSRKKSRLINGDFNWDESDYLDLFEYNSANGSVSRFFKHINTKYHEGPVVIYNNDTELLLTRNNYYKKKLKKSTDGITKLQLFHSRYLDDKWSEPQPINLNSTEYSIGHPAISGDGKTLYFVSDMPGGYGGTDIYKSKIDSTGSWGQPINLGESINTAANEMFPFVWQDQYLYFASNGHGGLGGLDIFGLKLQDSEASVPVNLGVPINSSLDDFSLIVDETGTAGFLSSNREGSKNQDDIYKFNSSVSLIADYKLVGSVIDSEEHFPLSNSTVTLSGDTNSKSSVSTNDAGQYQFSIKPNKTYLLEVSRKGYISKSKELISQKNDSNKWVVKFELLKVYDFGLKGVIVESDQDRPLDSVSVHFIDNFTGKVVLDTITSKAGEFYLSLNDKKLNDRVSFQIKIEKEGFLSKTLTFNRELDKPGILDLSENLDLALDKIEVGADIGKLIDIQPIYFDLGKSEIRKDAAKELDKIVEVMKANPKMVIELGSHTDARGSDAFNLRLSDKRAKASAAYIVSQGIDEDRISGKGYGETQLINDCGNGVNCSEEEHQLNRRTEFKVLKF, from the coding sequence ATGAAAAAAATTAGTACTTACATTTTTATAGTAATTTCATTTATAAGTACTGTGTCTGTCGCACAAGATTTAAGTGCTATATGGGAATCGAATTTGGATCAGGCCGAAAGGTACTTTGACAATTTCTCTTATTCAAAAGCTTTAGAGAAATACAAAGTGGCTTTTGAAAATATTAATAAAGATAGCGTACAAAATTACGTCAGTCTCAAAATTGCAGAGAGTTATAGAAAGTTAAATGATCCAGAACAGGCTGTGGAGTGGTATGCTAAAGTTTTAACAAGCCAAGAGTCTGATTCAGCCCTATATTTTTTACATTATGCTCAAGCCTTAAGTGCTGTAGAGCGATATGCAGACGCTAAGATTTACTACCGGTGGTATGATGAATTGAAGGAAGGGGATGAAGTTGCATCCGCTCAGTTAAAGGCTTTAGAAAATCAATCAGGGTTTTACGATAAGGTAGGTCAAGTGAATATCAAAAAAGCAGACTTTAATGCCTCGAATATGGATTTTGCTCCAGCTTTTTATAGAGACAGTTTGCTTCTATTCGTTTCATCAAGGAAAAAAAGTCGGTTGATTAATGGTGACTTCAATTGGGATGAATCGGACTATTTGGATTTGTTTGAATATAATTCAGCGAATGGTTCTGTAAGTCGTTTCTTTAAACATATCAACACCAAATATCATGAAGGCCCAGTGGTGATTTATAATAATGATACTGAGCTTCTATTGACTCGAAATAATTATTACAAGAAAAAACTTAAGAAAAGCACTGATGGAATTACAAAGCTCCAACTGTTTCACAGTAGATATTTGGATGACAAATGGAGTGAACCTCAACCTATTAATCTAAATAGTACTGAATATTCCATAGGACATCCGGCAATTAGTGGTGATGGTAAAACGCTTTACTTTGTTTCAGATATGCCTGGAGGTTATGGCGGTACAGATATTTACAAGAGTAAAATTGATTCGACTGGATCTTGGGGCCAGCCTATTAATTTAGGTGAATCTATCAATACCGCAGCTAATGAAATGTTTCCCTTTGTTTGGCAAGACCAATATCTATATTTTGCAAGTAATGGCCATGGTGGATTAGGAGGCTTGGATATTTTTGGCTTAAAATTACAAGATAGTGAAGCATCGGTTCCAGTAAATTTAGGAGTACCCATAAATAGTTCTTTGGATGACTTTAGCTTAATTGTTGATGAAACTGGTACGGCAGGTTTTTTATCTAGCAATAGAGAAGGAAGCAAAAATCAAGATGATATTTATAAATTTAATTCTAGCGTAAGCTTAATTGCCGATTATAAGCTAGTGGGTTCAGTTATTGATTCTGAGGAGCATTTTCCATTATCTAATTCAACTGTAACTTTATCAGGTGACACTAATAGTAAATCTAGCGTAAGCACTAATGATGCTGGACAATACCAGTTTTCGATTAAGCCAAATAAAACTTATCTACTTGAAGTTTCAAGAAAAGGATATATATCTAAAAGCAAGGAGCTTATATCGCAAAAAAACGATAGTAATAAATGGGTTGTTAAATTTGAATTGTTAAAGGTATACGATTTTGGCTTGAAAGGAGTAATTGTCGAAAGTGACCAGGATAGGCCATTAGACTCCGTTAGCGTACACTTTATTGATAATTTTACTGGAAAAGTTGTCCTTGATACAATAACAAGCAAAGCAGGAGAATTTTATTTGAGTTTAAATGATAAAAAACTTAATGATAGGGTAAGCTTTCAGATTAAAATTGAAAAAGAGGGTTTCTTATCTAAAACATTGACCTTCAACCGGGAACTGGACAAACCGGGAATCCTTGATTTGTCTGAAAATTTGGATTTGGCTCTAGACAAAATAGAAGTAGGAGCGGATATTGGCAAATTAATTGATATTCAGCCAATTTATTTTGATTTGGGTAAATCTGAAATAAGAAAAGATGCAGCGAAAGAATTAGATAAAATAGTGGAAGTGATGAAGGCAAACCCTAAAATGGTCATAGAATTAGGTTCACATACTGATGCCAGAGGAAGTGACGCCTTCAATTTGAGGTTATCAGATAAAAGAGCTAAAGCCTCGGCAGCATACATTGTATCTCAAGGAATTGATGAAGATAGGATTAGTGGAAAAGGATATGGTGAAACACAATTGATCAATGACTGTGGGAATGGTGTTAATTGTAGCGAAGAAGAACATCAATTAAATAGACGGACAGAATTTAAGGTCTTGAAATTTTAA
- a CDS encoding PorP/SprF family type IX secretion system membrane protein encodes MKNRSFTKRVSKLILFLMLNISFAYAQQQVMYTQYMFNGLAINPAYAGSHETLSLTALAREQWIGIDGAPSTQTFSAHAPIKSKRIGVGLLFLNDEVGVTSQTGAYGSYSYKINFNDNSTLSMGISGGFTYFDAAFSEVSSVDPSFQSGDIKEFQPNVGLGLYYYTDRFFAGISTPQVLETTFDKNNEDSDSKLLRHYFASVGYVMDINHFLKLKPHLLVKYVEGAPVEFDVNASVLFQEVVWLGVSWRSFDSIDAILQLQVSNKIQIGYAYDFYTTTDLSRVNVGSHELMLNYRFDFSKNKVVTPRYF; translated from the coding sequence ATGAAAAATAGAAGCTTTACAAAAAGAGTAAGCAAACTGATATTGTTTTTGATGCTGAATATTAGTTTTGCTTATGCGCAGCAGCAAGTAATGTATACCCAGTATATGTTTAATGGTCTAGCTATCAATCCAGCTTATGCTGGTAGTCACGAGACCTTGAGTCTTACAGCTTTAGCAAGAGAACAATGGATAGGAATTGATGGAGCTCCGAGCACCCAAACTTTTAGTGCTCATGCTCCCATTAAAAGCAAAAGAATAGGAGTAGGTTTGTTGTTTTTAAATGATGAGGTGGGTGTAACTTCTCAAACAGGCGCCTATGGAAGTTATTCCTATAAGATTAACTTTAACGATAACAGTACCTTATCCATGGGTATATCAGGAGGGTTTACTTATTTCGATGCTGCATTTAGCGAGGTTTCGAGTGTTGATCCCAGTTTTCAAAGCGGAGACATCAAGGAATTTCAACCCAATGTGGGGCTAGGGTTATACTATTATACCGATCGGTTTTTTGCTGGAATATCTACACCTCAAGTGCTTGAAACTACTTTCGATAAAAATAATGAAGATTCTGATTCAAAACTTCTTCGTCATTATTTCGCATCTGTAGGATATGTGATGGATATAAACCATTTTCTGAAATTAAAACCGCATCTTTTAGTTAAATACGTTGAAGGTGCACCTGTAGAGTTTGATGTGAATGCCTCTGTTTTATTTCAGGAAGTGGTATGGTTGGGAGTATCCTGGCGATCCTTTGATTCTATTGATGCCATTTTGCAATTGCAAGTCTCCAACAAGATCCAGATTGGATATGCCTATGATTTTTATACCACCACAGATCTAAGTAGAGTAAATGTGGGGTCACATGAGTTAATGTTAAATTATCGATTCGATTTTTCTAAGAATAAGGTCGTAACCCCAAGGTATTTTTAG